In Mauremys reevesii isolate NIE-2019 linkage group 13, ASM1616193v1, whole genome shotgun sequence, the sequence GTCCCctgttctgggggggtggggtcagaggGGGCCCCATCCCATGGGGATATCAGAGGGGGGGTTCTCATCCCATGTGGGACTCAGAGGGGTCCCCTGTTCTGTGGTGGGGGGCTCAGAGGGGGGGTTCTCGTCCCATGTGGGACTCAGAGGGGTCCCCCGTTCGGTGAGGGGCAGGGTCCCCATCCCGTGTGGAGGTGCCAGGGGCTGCccggtcccggggggggggatcAGGCGGGCCGGGTCCCCCCGCAGGGCGGGCGGCAGCAGCAGGACGCAGGCCCGCAGGTCGgcacaggcctggggcagggtgcCCAGCGTCAGCCAGCGCCCCCGCCCCGGCTGGTAGGCGAGCACCAGGTGGGTGTCCCGGTAGGTCTCCTGGCTGTACCCGCCCAGCACATAAAGCTCCCCCTGCAGCACGGCCGAGGCGCCCCCCACGTGGGCCTGGGGCAGCGGGCTCAGccggacccaggcatccgggccaGGGCTGTAAACTTCGCAGGCCAGCTGGTCGGTGTAGCCCCCGTCGCGCCAGCGCAGGCCCCCGGCCACGTAGAGttgcccccccagcgcctccaTGATGTGGCCGGCCCGTTGCTCCAGCATGGGGGCCAGCTGGGCCGAGGGGCCCCCCGGGCCCAGCCGCAGCAGCCAGGCCCGGCACTCGCTTGAGCCGTCACAGCCCCCTGAAACGTAGATGGCGCCATCCAGGGTGCAGGCGGCATGGCCGCAgagcggggcaggcaggggggcgcATGGCCTGGGcgggagaaaaggaaggaaacGAGAAAAATCAGCCAATGAAATAGAGGAAAAAGCAGAAACAAACAGCCAACCATGGCCCCCCCATAGCACCCCTACCACCACCCATGGCAGCCCCCCCGGCACACCCACAGCCCCTCCATAGCGCCCTCCTGGCCCCTACCGGGCCTGGTGCCCATGGGAGCCCAGATATCCAGGTTGTGGGTACTTTGGCTCAGCCATGCGGGGGTGGGGGCCCTGGAGGGCAAAGGGGGCCCAGGCGTCCGAGGGCAGGAGCAGGCACtaccccccctcacctccaggcGTCGGCAGGGGGGTCGTAGCACTGCACCCCATCCGTGCAGTAGGCGTCCTCAGAGCTGCCCCCCAGGGCGTAAATCCGCCCGGCCACCCCCACAGCCGGGAAGGAGCTGCGGGCGCTGGGCATGTCGGCCAGGCGCTGCCAGGAGTCCTGCGCGGGGTCGTACCTGCAACGGGGTGAGGTGGGCACTCCCCATATGGACCCCATTGCCTGCCCCGGGTCCCActctctgcctccctgggccggccagccccctgcccatcccGGCCCCAATTCCCTGTCCTTGGGctggccagccccaccccccccaaatcccttccctgccccacccaagCCAGGTCCcattctccccagccccacctcaggtCCCATTGCCACctccccacccaccagagatccctTCCCCTGATACCCGCCAGTCAGacccccaccctggggcctgatgggagctggcgccccctagacgggaaggccctgtgccccattccccGTCCCCCCCGGGccagcctccctgctcagagccggatgggagccggcgccccctagacgggaaggccctgtgccccattcccgTCCCCCGGGCCagcctcctgctcagagccggatgggagccggcgccccctagacgggaaggccctgtgccccattccccgcccccccgggccagcctccctgctcagagtcggatgggagccggcgccccctagacgggaaggccctgtgccccattccccgcccccccgggccagcctccctgctcagagccggatgggagccggcgcccctaGACGGGaaggccctgtgccccattccccccccgggccagcctccctgctcagagccggatgggagccggcgccccctagacgggaaggccctgtgccccattccccgcccccccgggccagcctccctgctcagagccggatgggagccggcgccccctagaggccaGCACCTGCCCCACTCACCGGAAGGCCGTGGCCAGCGTGTCCCGCACCCCGTAGTAGTGCTTCCCGCCCAGCACGTAGAGCATGTTGTCCAGCACGGCGGCAGCGTGGCGGAACCGTGGCCCGTCCGGGAACTGGCCCAGCCGCCTCCACTCCACCTGCTTGACCAGCCCCACCCCGCTGTGGAACCGGTGGGCGAACCACAGCTCCCGGGTGGGGCGGCGGGTAGCTAGGCTGGGCGCCAGCCCCTCGCCCCCGCAGATCACCAGGGCCCCAGCCGGGGTGCGCACGCGGCAGGGCCCCTCGCCCGCCACCGCCGCCACCAGCAGCTGGTAGAGCCGGCCCGGCGGCGCCAGCAGGTCCGCGGCTCGCACCCGGCGCAGCTCCCGTGTGCCCATCAGGGAGAAGCGGACTCGGGCCAGGACGGCCTCAGCATGGGGCAGGCGGCGGGGGCGGTCGGCATCCAGCCAGCGCAGGGCAGCTTCGAAGGCCTCCACCTCGCTGGCCACATGGAGCTCGTCTGAGcccagcagggccagcagctCGGCCAGCGGCAGGGCCGGGAAGCCGGGGCACCGCGCCACCCCGTGGAAGTTGGCCAGGGCGTAGGCCTGGGCGGCAGTGCCCAGCGGGCGCAGGTCATAGGCGCGGGCAAAGGCCAGCAGGTCCAGGCTGCGGGCCGGGCTCAGCGCCCGTTGCATGGCCTCCAGGCAGAGCGCCAGCAGCCCCGAGGCCTGGTACTGCAGGGCGGTCTCAGCTGCGCCCAGCAGCTCGGCCCAGCTCCCCGCCACCGTCCCCGAGTAGGCGAAGGGCAGCAGCCGGCGCAGGTCGGCCGGGGCCATGAGCGTGGGCAGGGGCTCGGCTCCCTGGCGCGCCTCCCGCATCCCGCTGCAGAACATGGCCCGGAAATACTCGCAGCCGCAGCTCAGGGCGACCCGGTGAGCTGTGGGGAGAGGCGGGAGGTCAGGCCCGGAGATCCCACAGGCACCCtcgggccgcccagccctgcccccagtgccggccaccccaaccctgggctcctccctgcccagggctgccggtgcccctcacaacctgcagccccctgctcccccagccatgGGCTCCTCTGCAGCACTGCCggagcccctcactcccgacatgcagccccCTGAACCCCAGTGctggccaccccagccctgggctccccccaacttctgccggtgcccctcactcccgacccgcagccccctgaaCCCCAGTGctggccaccccagccctgggctccccgcaacctctgccggtgcccctcactcccgacccgcagccccctgctagcccagccctgccccgtccccacctctgccggtgccccaTTCACCTCGGAAGGTCTCTCCttcagtggtcagtgccaggtcACAGCCCACCCCGGCTCGGTACAGCTCCTCCATGCCCCGCAGCGTCTCCCACTGCTCCTCAGCCGGGCTCCTGCCCTCCGGCCCCTCCAGCCCGCCCCCCATCTTCCGGCAGATCTCCACCACCCGGGGCGCACCCAGGGcctgagctgcagcctccagctcCCCGGCCGTGCCCGGCATGGCTGTGAAGGCCCCAGTATAGGCAAAATCCAGCACCGCCTCCCAGCCGCGCGGCGTGGCCAGCGGGCTCACGTCCGCGTCCCCGGTGGCCCCGCACGCCAGCCGCTGGCAGAAGAAGGCGCTGACGGCGGCCAGCACCACGCCGTGGGCCTGGTACCGCTGGGCGCCGGCCAGCACTGTCATATCCACCAGCTGGCCCTGCCCGCGCAGCTCCAACGCCGCCTCGAAGAACCGCTGGGCGTGGCACTCgctccgcagctcccagcgcGGCTCGGGTGCGTCGCCCTCCTCGTCTGGCCCCTCGCCTGGCCACATCACCCCGGGGGACCTGCCAGGAAAGGACGTGAAaggccctgagccagccagtccccgccctggggccggaggGGAGTTGGTGCCCCTTAGAGGGGCAGGCCTGTGCGCCATTTGCtgtccccctgagccagccagtccccgccctggggccagatgggagccaGCACCACCTACTACAGGGAACAGGCCCTGTTCTCCATTTTCTTTGTGCCATTCAACAGCTactcatatgtgtgtgtgtgtgtgattgtgattgtgtgtaacgggggggggggtgtttttgtgGCATGTGTGCATAATTGCAGTGTGGTGTTTGTGTAACAgttggggggttgtgagctgtggGTATTGGGGGCGTATTTGAGGGATTTTATGATGTGTGTCTTGTGCGCTATGTTGGGAGGTGTCTCTGTGCTCCAGTGGTGCTGTGTGCTGGGCGGGAGTATCTGTGGTGTCTCCGTGTGTAGTTGTGAAGTGTGGGGGTGTGCGATGTATGACTATGTGGTGTCATTAACCTTCTAGTGTGTGCAGTTGTGCAGTGTGTTGCTGTGTGTGGGTATGGTGTTTGCATGTTCCTGTgttcactttgtgtgtgtgtgtttgctgtgGATGCTGTGAGAAGTGAGAGGGGTGGTTGTGGTTTGTGTGTGTAGTTCCtctctgtgttgtgtgtgtgtgtagttgctggggggggttgcagtgtgtgtgtgtctagttGCTGCCTGTGTTGTGTGTGTAATtgctggggcgggggttgcagggtgtgtgtgtgtgtgtgtgtagttcctgtctgtgtttttgtgtgtgtgtgtgtgtgtgtagttgctGGGGGGGGATtgtggggtgtgtatgtgtgtgtgtagttgcTGTAGGGGGTGTTTGTGGTGGGTGTATAGTTGTTatctgtgttgtgtgtgtgtgtagttcctgctgggtgtgtgtgtgtgtgtagttcatatctgtgttgtgtgtgtagttgctggggtgttgtgtgtgtgtatatgtgtgtggttGCTGTGGGGgggttgcagtgtgtgtgtgtagttgctggggtgttgtgtgtgtatatatgtgtgtggttGCTGGGGGGGgttgcagcgtgtgtgtgtagttgctgtatatgtgtgtgtgtatatgtgtgtggttGCTGTGGGGGGgttgcagcgtgtgtgtgtagttgctgtatctgtgtgtgtgtatatgtgtgtggttGCTGTGGGGGGGgttgcagcgtgtgtgtgtagttgctggggtgttgtgtgtgtgtatatgtgtgtggttGCTGTGGGGGattgcagcgtgtgtgtgtagttgctggggtgttgtgtgtatgtgtgtgtgtgtatatgtgtgtggttGCTGTGGGgggttgcagtgtgtgtgtgtagttgctggggtgttgtgtgtgtgtatatgtgtgtggttGCTGTGGGGGgttgcagcgtgtgtgtgtagttgctggggtgttgtgtgtgtgtatatgtgtgtggttGCTGTGGGGGGgttgcagcgtgtgtgtgtagtTGCTGTATCTGTGTGTCTGCATTTGCTGTGGAGTGTGTAGGCTTGACACACACCCTCACCCTGTCCTTCTCCCCGTTCCAGTCCCAGagttcctgccccacagcctccccctccaccccagccctgccccctacctGCTGGGGCCCGCTGTGGGGTGGGCTGTGGGACGACCCTTCCCGAGGCCTGGAGACAGGGTAGCCGCAGGGGAGCGTTGGCCCCAATCCCAGGGGCTAATTATAGCCCGGTCTGGGCAGGccaggctccctgccagcccatcgcGTGTCCTGGGCCCCATACTGCCCTCCCCTTGGACTGCAGCCCTGCGGCCAGGGAGCTTCTGGCCAGGAGCCCTAAGCCTGGAGGCCcctggctgtgggctgtgggtgggattcctgggagcagggagggatgTCCTAGCCTCTCTGTTGCCTCCTTCCTCCGCTGGGGATTCACCAGTGGGGAAGGACAGAAGGTCCCAGGAGCTGGTGTCTAGGGTCCAAAGCACAGGGGCTTCAGGGGGTAgatggggagtggggcctagtggttagagcagcgggactgggagccaggactcctgagttctgtctctggaagggagtggggcctagtggttagaccCCCATCGGAgcatgacacccccccccccatgggggctgggcagcgctAGGGGATAAAGGCGTTTTTCCCAGCTGGGGTCGGAAAAGTTTGTTCAAATTAGTTTTTCCATCAGAGTGTAAAGAGCCAGACTAgaccaaaggggggggggggccgggggggagttCAGAATGATAGACAGGTGGGAGTGGATGTGGAAGGACAGttgtggggggtgcaaggtgaaatggagtgggagggggttctAGATGGGTGGGGATGGCTGGATGGAGTGTATGGGATGGGGAGACGGGatggctgggtgggggtggaggatggggtgggggatgagagTAGGGGAtggctgggtggggggtggaggatggggtgggggatgagggtagaggatggatgggtgggggggtggaagatggggtggggggtacaggatgggtgggggatggggtatagggggtgggggatgggctcGCCGAGTGGGGTGATGGGATTTGTGGGTAGGATGCGCCTAATTTCCTGCCTCACCTACTGTCTCTGCTGGAGCCATTTTGGGAAGGGGGTAAGAATATTTGCAGGGGGACACAAACCTACCTCATTGTCAAAGGTCCCTGTGAGGCTTGCGCCACGGGGCTATGCAGGCCTGGCACTCTGCTCGGCCTGCCCTCGGAGCAGCGTGTACCAAGGAGAATCCCCCTCGGCAGTATGGGGCTAGGACAAACACCCTCCaagcagggcctgtcccctctatcagggtgcacacacacacaagccctgcttggggggTGGGTGTATCTGTGCTGCCCCACACAccaccccctgcccatccccccatGGCTCCTATCCCCCCCATGGCTCCCTCCTGGTGGCGATTCCCCTgggcctccagcccagccctcaCTTCCCCCCAACATGCACTGGTGGGgggtcctctggcccctctgccctgtcctgtgcccctgccccaagcagagCTGGGCGGAGTGGGCCCCAGTGGAAAGAACGCGGGGCTGATAAGCAGAGCAAACAGGGGGGCCGGGGCTGATGGAAAGTCTCCGTGTttggagagggagtgggggggggggagttagggGCAGGGCGGTGGGGCCGGCCAGGGGCTGCCTGGGCCGGTTCTGGagggcccagcctggcctctCAGCCTGGGCCCTTTATAAGGCAAGGAGGGGCCGGGAGAGGGGCACAGGATTGAACTCAGGGCCAGCGGAAAGGTAGCAGGTactggggggtgggctgggggggagatTGTCTGTTCATCTGCATCTTCTGCCACCCTGAGGAaagggaacccaggagttctggcttccagctccctcccccacaaccccaggcctggaaggggagtggggtctagtggttagaaccaggtggtgatgggggactgggagccaggactcctgggttctctcttacctctgggaggggagtggggtctagtgcttagagcggggcaaggggctgggagccaggattcctgggttctatccccagtttCACAATCTCTAAAATGGaaagaacaaagagagagagagagagtgtgtgtgtgtgtgcgtgtgtgtgtgtgcgtgtgtgtgtgtgtcccctccTGCTGGCAGGGACGGCCCTGCTCAgttagtggggtggggggagtttaaCCCTTTCCTGCTCAGAGTACTGGATTCCCCCTTCACCCCCAGGTGGACCCGGCACCCCCATGGACTCCCCGGCCTACAAGACGGTTCTGGCCTTGGGCCGGTTCAAGGTGCGGAAGCTCCAGACGGGCCCTGCCCTGGAcaaagggaaggagggggcaaGCCCCCCGCCGTGCCCCCCGGCCCCGTCCATGGAGGGCTCTGGCCAGGCGGATGAGGGGGGCTCCCTCTCGGCTCCCCCAGACTACGCGACCACAATGGACGTCAGCCCCTGCTACGAGTTCTACGCCCAGTCGGCCCCCCCTGGGCGGGCCCGCAAGAGTCGCCCCTCGCTGGAGGTGCTGCGCAACGTGGTGAGCACTGGGGGCACTGTgtggagtggggagagggaggccCAGCGGGGAGTgcggtgctgcagggagtggggggctcggcaggggaggccgtgctgcagggagtggggggctcggcagggggtgctgtgctgcagggagtggggggctcggcagggggtgctgtgctgcagggcgcggggggctcagcagggggcgctgtgctgcagggcgcggggggctcggcaggggcgctgtgctgcagggcgtGGGGGGCACCGTGCTGCAGGGTgcggggggctcggcagggggagCCGTGCTGCCGGGAACAGGAGCGGGGCtcggcagggggtgctgtgctgcagggtgcggggggctcggcagggggcgccgtgctgcagggtgtggggggcttggcagggggtgctgtggtgcCGGGAACAGGACCGGGCTTGCAAGGGGAGGCCATGCTGCAGGGTgcggggggctcggcagggggcgccatgctgcagggcgtggggggctcagcagtggGCGCTCTAACGCTGTTTCCCCACCACCGCAGGAGGACGGGCCTGGGTTCCCTGACGCTCCTGACCCTGGGGAATCCAGGGCTAAGGAGGGGGATGAGGAGGATCCAGACGCAGCAAGCCCTGAAGCGGAACCAGTCCGGTTCGGCTGGGTGACCGGCGTGATGGTAAACCAAGAtcccgaggggaggggaggggagcgggagtCCAGTGGGTCAGCTggggggggtgggcaggctgggagccaggactcctgggttccatcatCTCACCctcctcccttttctctccccagaTCCGGTGCATGCTCAACATCTGGGGCGTGATCCTATATCTCCGGCTGCCTTGGatcacagcccaggctgggataggtaatggggggggggttgccccaTGGCTAGGCCCTTCCAGCACCACCAGTGGGGTAGGAGCGAGAAGCCAGCTGGGAGCTTGTGGTGGGTTCTCGGTGTTCCCCGATGGGAGAGGAGGGTGCCCAGTAACAGGGGAGTAAAGTGGGAGATGGGGTGGGTTCACTCCCCAGGTCCCCATTcaccatcttcccctcccccccagggctgACATGGCTCATCATCCTCATGTCGGCTGTAGTCACCACGATCACCGGCCTGTCCATCTCCGCCATCTCCACCAATGGCAAGGTGAAGGCAGGTGAGAGCTGGGCCCCACGTCCCGGGGGCGCTGAGGGGCTAGGGAGGCAGGTTCACACCGGGGCCGCCACACAAACAGGGTGGTCAGGGAAGCGCTCCCCTCTGGTACCAGTAGGTGGGCTGTTATCTCAACCTGgccaggggaaagagagagacaaccccccacacacacacacacactgctacaCAATGAGACCCAACTGCAGAAACACACAGCTAGAGATGCACAGGTGGGTGGACACAAAACTAGCTCCAGTTCCACAGTTAGACTGAACTACGGCCATACGCACCGAGAGACAGGGAATCACGCACACAGCAGCGACACACCGGCTGATACGTACACAATGCTCCACACAGTTCAGCGTTACACACAGGAAATTCTGCATCAAGGAGTCACAAAATCACAGATCGGCAACTACATGCACAAAATAACACACACACTTAGGTACACACATCGTTATACATGCaaaacttcacacacacacagtcatgcACTTAAAATTATACACTTgtcgtgcgcgcgcacacacacacactcagcgcAGGGctcgtcccctccagcagggggtgtggggacacacacacacaaaggctcATCTCgccaccagggggcagcagggggacacacacacagacgcacacacacactcagcacaGGGctcgtcccctccagcagggggtgtggggacacacacacac encodes:
- the KLHL33 gene encoding kelch-like protein 33; this translates as MWPGEGPDEEGDAPEPRWELRSECHAQRFFEAALELRGQGQLVDMTVLAGAQRYQAHGVVLAAVSAFFCQRLACGATGDADVSPLATPRGWEAVLDFAYTGAFTAMPGTAGELEAAAQALGAPRVVEICRKMGGGLEGPEGRSPAEEQWETLRGMEELYRAGVGCDLALTTEGETFRAHRVALSCGCEYFRAMFCSGMREARQGAEPLPTLMAPADLRRLLPFAYSGTVAGSWAELLGAAETALQYQASGLLALCLEAMQRALSPARSLDLLAFARAYDLRPLGTAAQAYALANFHGVARCPGFPALPLAELLALLGSDELHVASEVEAFEAALRWLDADRPRRLPHAEAVLARVRFSLMGTRELRRVRAADLLAPPGRLYQLLVAAVAGEGPCRVRTPAGALVICGGEGLAPSLATRRPTRELWFAHRFHSGVGLVKQVEWRRLGQFPDGPRFRHAAAVLDNMLYVLGGKHYYGVRDTLATAFRYDPAQDSWQRLADMPSARSSFPAVGVAGRIYALGGSSEDAYCTDGVQCYDPPADAWRPCAPLPAPLCGHAACTLDGAIYVSGGCDGSSECRAWLLRLGPGGPSAQLAPMLEQRAGHIMEALGGQLYVAGGLRWRDGGYTDQLACEVYSPGPDAWVRLSPLPQAHVGGASAVLQGELYVLGGYSQETYRDTHLVLAYQPGRGRWLTLGTLPQACADLRACVLLLPPALRGDPARLIPPPGTGQPLAPPHGMGTLPLTERGTPLSPTWDENPPSEPPTTEQGTPLSPTWDENPPSDIPMGWGPL